TGTCAACCGCAGAGCCCGGCCGGCGCCCCCCGGCCCCCGGTTCCTCACCGCAGTACGGCCGGCCGACCAGGGGCGCGTGCTAGCATCCCCCCCCGCTCCGCCGAGCGGTTCTCCTTTCTCACATCGGTGGAGATGCCGTGGACAAATCGACCTCCTGGGAGAAAATTCTCGAGCACCTGAAGTCCCGGGTGGACGAGCGCGACTTCGACACCTGGTTCCGCGGAACCCGGCAGAAGCTCGAGACGACAGACGCCGTCTACGTCCTCATCGGCAGCCCCCTCTTCATCGACTACATCCCGCGTGAGTACGGGGACCAGATCGGTGACGCGGCCCGCCTCGCGGGGATCGGGAACCGCGAGATCCGCTTCGTTCTCGAGGGCCAGGACGACTATCGGGCCGCGGTCTCTCCCGTCCGTCCCCAGGCGGCGCCGAGGTCCAAGGTCGGGGACCTGAATCCCCTCTACACCTTCGAGCACTTCGTCATCGGCGCCTCCAACCAGCTCGCCCACGCCGCCGCCCTTCACGTCGCAGATCAGACCTCCCACCGGTACAACCCCCTCTTCATCTGCGGCCCGACGGGCCTGGGCAAGACCCACCTGATGCAGGCCATCGGCCACCGTCGCCTTTCCCGGCGGCCCGGAGAGCGGGTTCTCTACGTCTACTCGGAGACCTTCGTGAAGGAGGTCGTCACCGGCATCCGGTTCAACAGGATGGATCAGGTCCGGCAGCGCCTCCTGAACGCGGACGTCCTCCTCTTCGACGACGTCCAGTTCCTCGCCGGGAAGGCCACCACGGAAGACGAACTCTTCCAGACCTTCAACGCGCTCTATTCCGTCGGTAGCCAGATCGCCTTCACATCGGACGTCCTTCCCCGGGACATCCCCGGCCTCACCGACCGGATGAAGAGCCGGTTCGAGGGCGGCCTGGTCGTCGACATCCAGCCCCCGGACTTCGAGACGAAAGTCGCCATCCTCCGCCACAAGGCCGAGGTCGCCCAGGTCGAGCTCGACGACGACACCGCCTACTTCCTCGCCGCCAAGATCAAGACCCACGTCCGGGAGCTGGAGAGCTACTTCAACCGTGTCGTCCTCGTCTCCTCGATGCGGGGAGAGCCGATCACCCGGGATCTCGCCCATGAGGCGCTTCGCGGCATCCTCCCCGACGAGTCCCAGAAGACCGGTCCCGCCGAGATCCTCAAGGCCGTCGCCGGCCACTACGGCCTGAAGCCCGCCGAACTGAGGGCCCGGACGAAGCGTGAGGCGATCGTCTTCCCCCGGCAGGTCGCCATGTACGTCCTGAAGGAGTCGATCGGCCTCTCCCTGCCCGAGATCGGCCGGCTCTTCGGCGACAAGCACCACACGACGGCCCTGCACTCGATCCGGAAGATCACCGCCCGGAGGGAAGAGGACCCCGACTTCGATCGCGAAGTCGCGGCCCTCGTCGCGCAATTCCGGTGATCCGGGAGGTGTAACTCCTGTGCGATCCGTATCCCGGCCTTCCCGCTCTTCCGGACCCTGCCGCGATCTGCACAGCCCGGGGCTCGGATCTCCACACCTTCGACCAGCGGCCAAACCCTGTTCGAACGAGCCTTTCCGGGACCTTCCCACAGGTCAGGAGTCCCCCTTCTACTACTTCTGTAACTCTTACAGTGCTAGAATTTAAGAGAATGTTGGAGGGGATGTGGAGCTGACACTTCCGGCGGCCACGCTGTCCCGAGAGATGAGCCTCATGCAGGGTGTGGTGGAGCGGCGAACGCCCCATCAGATTCTCTCGAATGTTCTCCTCGAGGCACGTGACCAGACGCTGACCCTGACCGCGACGGACCTCGACACCACGTTCGTGTCGGAGATAGAGTCGCTCTCGCTCAAGACCGGTGGTGCCGTCACGGTGCCTGCGCGACGGCTCTTCGACGTCGTCCGAGACCTTCCGGCGACCGCTGAAGTGCGTCTGCGCGTTCTCGAGAACCACCACGTCCAGATCGACTGCAAGGAACCGAAGCTGAGGATTCGCCTCAACGGGCTCCCGGCGACCGATTTTCCGACGCGGCCCGAAGCGGCCGGCGGGCCGACGCTCTCCCTCAAGTTCGGCGCCCTCCGTCGCATGGTCGAGAAGGTCCGTTTCGCCGTCTCCACCGAGGAGATCCGCCTGCAGCTGCAGGGAGCCCTCCTCAAGCCCAAGGACGGCGGTCTCGAGATGGCCGCCACCGACGGCCACCGCCTCGCGCTCATCGAGGTCGAGGACGCCACGGCCGAGACCGGCTTCGAGGCGATCCTCGTCTCCAAGAAGGTCCTCGACGAGCTCTCCCGGCTCGACGCCGACGACGAGACCCCCGTCACGATCGTCCGCGGAACGAACCACATCGGCTTCACCGTCGGGCGCCGGCGCATCTACTCCAAGCTCGACGACCGCAGGTTCCCCGACTACGAAAAGGTCATCAGCAAGGACAACACGAAAAGAGCGACCGTCGTCCGCGAGGAGCTTCTCGGCGCGGTGCGGAGGATCTCGCTCCTCTCCGGAGATCGCCTGAAGGCGGTCAGCCTCACGTTCAAGGAAGGGGCGCTCGTCGTCTCCTCCGAGAGCCAGGACGTCGGCGACGGGGACCAGGAGATCGCCGCCGAATACGAGGCCGACACGATCACGCTCCGTCTGAACTCGCGGTACCTCGAGCAGTTCCTCGAGGCCTGCGAGACGGAGAAGGTCCACCTCTTCGTGAAGGACGAGGGCTCCCAGTGCCAGGGACGTCCGGCGGAGCCGGTCCCGGGTCTGAAGAGCTACCTCTACGTCGTGATGCCGATGCGCGTCTGAGGGGGTGCGCGGCGACACGTGGAGATCGAAGCCCTCACGGTCGAGGCCTTTCGTAACCTCACCCCGTCCCGTCACGGCTTTCACCCGCGCATGAATCTCCTCGTGGGCGCCAACGGACAGGGAAAGACCAACGTGCTCGAGAGTCTGGCTCTCGTTTCCGGACGCCCGTCCTTCCGTACGGCGGATCTGGCCGACGTCGTGCGCGCCGGCGAAGAGACGGCTGCCGTCTCCGTGCGCCTTTCGGGCGAGGCGGACGGCGCGCTCGGCGCGCTTCTCTCGCGGGGCCGCCGCGAGCACGCCTGGAACGGGAAGAAGGTCTCGCGCCTCGAAGCCAGCCGGAAGCTGCCGATCGTCTTCCTCACCGCCGCGGATCTCGGTCGCCTCGGGGGACCGCCCTCCGAGCGGCGGCGCGCGCTCGACCGGGTCGCCGTCGCGCTGGAGCCAGGACTCGCCGCCGCGTTTCGCCGGTACGAGAAGGCGCGCGCCGAAAGGGT
Above is a genomic segment from Holophagales bacterium containing:
- the dnaA gene encoding chromosomal replication initiator protein DnaA, giving the protein MDKSTSWEKILEHLKSRVDERDFDTWFRGTRQKLETTDAVYVLIGSPLFIDYIPREYGDQIGDAARLAGIGNREIRFVLEGQDDYRAAVSPVRPQAAPRSKVGDLNPLYTFEHFVIGASNQLAHAAALHVADQTSHRYNPLFICGPTGLGKTHLMQAIGHRRLSRRPGERVLYVYSETFVKEVVTGIRFNRMDQVRQRLLNADVLLFDDVQFLAGKATTEDELFQTFNALYSVGSQIAFTSDVLPRDIPGLTDRMKSRFEGGLVVDIQPPDFETKVAILRHKAEVAQVELDDDTAYFLAAKIKTHVRELESYFNRVVLVSSMRGEPITRDLAHEALRGILPDESQKTGPAEILKAVAGHYGLKPAELRARTKREAIVFPRQVAMYVLKESIGLSLPEIGRLFGDKHHTTALHSIRKITARREEDPDFDREVAALVAQFR
- the dnaN gene encoding DNA polymerase III subunit beta: MELTLPAATLSREMSLMQGVVERRTPHQILSNVLLEARDQTLTLTATDLDTTFVSEIESLSLKTGGAVTVPARRLFDVVRDLPATAEVRLRVLENHHVQIDCKEPKLRIRLNGLPATDFPTRPEAAGGPTLSLKFGALRRMVEKVRFAVSTEEIRLQLQGALLKPKDGGLEMAATDGHRLALIEVEDATAETGFEAILVSKKVLDELSRLDADDETPVTIVRGTNHIGFTVGRRRIYSKLDDRRFPDYEKVISKDNTKRATVVREELLGAVRRISLLSGDRLKAVSLTFKEGALVVSSESQDVGDGDQEIAAEYEADTITLRLNSRYLEQFLEACETEKVHLFVKDEGSQCQGRPAEPVPGLKSYLYVVMPMRV